One Meleagris gallopavo isolate NT-WF06-2002-E0010 breed Aviagen turkey brand Nicholas breeding stock chromosome 11, Turkey_5.1, whole genome shotgun sequence genomic region harbors:
- the SPSB4 gene encoding SPRY domain-containing SOCS box protein 4 — MGQKISGSIKSVDVREPPFRPVKRELRGPDFCKPARLDMLLDMPPAKLEIQYKHAWNNEDRSLNIFVKEDDKLTFHRHPVAQSTDCIRGKVGYTRGLHVWQIHWPTRQRGTHAVVGVSTAEAPLHSVGYTSLVGSNSESWGWDLGRNKLYHNCKNQPGVTYPVFLEPDESFVLPDSLLVVLDMDEGTLSFMVDGQYLGVAFRGLKGEKLYPIVSAVWGHCEITMRYINGLDRKSYHISLHSFNSSLFEFIFLSPNCEPCTGDDYE, encoded by the coding sequence ATGGGCCAGAAAATCTCAGGGAGCATAAAGTCTGTGGATGTGAGGGAGCCCCCTTTTAGGCCAGTGAAACGAGAGCTGAGAGGCCCGGATTTCTGCAAGCCTGCACGGCTGGACATGTTGTTGGATATGCCCCCTGCAAAGCTAGAGATCCAGTACAAACATGCTTGGAACAACGAAGACCgctctttaaatatatttgtaaaggAAGATGATAAACTGACTTTTCACAGACACCCCGTGGCCCAAAGCACAGATTGCATCCGAGGCAAAGTCGGCTACACAAGAGGCCTCCATGTCTGGCAAATCCACTGGCCCACGAGGCAGCGGGGGACTCACGCGGTGGTGGGAGTCTCCACAGCCGAAGCGCCACTGCACTCGGTGGGGTACACGTCACTGGTGGGCAGCAACAGCGAGTCGTGGGGCTGGGATCTGGGACGCAACAAACTTTATCACAATTGTAAAAACCAGCCTGGGGTCACATATCCTGTCTTCTTGGAACCGGATGAGTCTTTTGTACTCCCAGACTCCTTACTGGTGGTTTTGGATATGGACGAAGGAACGCTCAGCTTTATGGTAGATGGACAGTATCTTGGAGTGGCCTTCAGAGGACTAAAAGGGGAAAAACTTTACCCCATAGTCAGTGCGGTTTGGGGACACTGTGAAATTACAATGAGATACATCAATGGACTTGACCGTAAGTCTTACCATATTTCATTACACTCTTTCAACTCTTCTCTTTTTGAATTTATCTTTTTATCTCCTAATTGTGAGCCATGTACTGGGGATGACTATGAGTAA